The following coding sequences lie in one Xanthomonas hortorum pv. pelargonii genomic window:
- a CDS encoding DUF1294 domain-containing protein has translation MQRRRDLPQRGGLPRKTLAMLFLIGMAAMVATGRLPALLALWYAVASVLAMILYRRDKTAAQRGRRRTPEATLHIIALLGGWPGALLAQALFRHKSSKTAFQLRFWIIVVVNVAMLFLALRQPALMAALHALLN, from the coding sequence GTGCAACGGCGTCGTGACCTGCCGCAGCGTGGTGGCCTGCCGCGCAAGACGCTGGCCATGCTGTTTCTGATCGGCATGGCCGCGATGGTGGCTACAGGTCGATTACCAGCGCTGCTGGCGCTGTGGTACGCGGTGGCGAGCGTGCTGGCGATGATCCTTTACCGGCGCGACAAGACCGCAGCACAGCGCGGCCGGCGACGAACACCGGAAGCGACCTTGCACATCATCGCGCTGCTCGGCGGATGGCCAGGCGCCTTGTTGGCGCAGGCGCTGTTCCGTCATAAATCCAGCAAGACGGCCTTCCAGCTGCGGTTCTGGATCATCGTCGTGGTGAACGTCGCCATGTTGTTTCTGGCATTGCGCCAACCTGCGCTGATGGCTGCGTTACACGCGTTGCTTAATTGA
- a CDS encoding CocE/NonD family hydrolase, translating to MRRFAACLLATAIVAATGSALAQTSPMTPDITGKPFLAGDAANDYVKREVMIPMRDGVKLHTVIVLPKGARNAPIVLTRTPYDASGRTERLASPHMKDLLSAGDDVFVEGGYIRVFQDVRGKYGSEGEYVMTRPLRGALNPSEVDHATDAWDTIDWLVKNLKESNGKVGMIGSSYEGFTVVMALTNPHPALKVAAPESPMIDGWMGDDWFNYGAFRQVNFDYFTGQLSKRGKGAGVPRQGHDDYSNFLQAGSAGDFAKAAGLEQLPWWHKLTEHAAYDNFWQEQALDKVMARTPLKVPTMWLQGLWDQEDMWGAIHSYAAMEPRDKRNTLNYLVMGPWRHSQVNSDASSLGALNFDGDTARQFRRDVLRPFFDQYLVDGAPKASTPPVFIYNTGENHWDRLQAWPRSCAKGCASTSKPLYLQAGGKLSFQQPAAGQVGFEEYVSDPAKPVPFVPRPVDFADRSMWTTWLVQDQRFVDGRPDVLTFVTEPLTEPLQIAGAPEVHLQASTSGSDSDWVVKLIDVYPDEMASTPKMGGYELPVSLAIFRGRYRESFSAPKPLASNQPLAFQFGLPTANHTFQPGHRVMVQVQSSLFPLYDRNPQTYVPNIFFAKPGDYQKATQRVYVSPEQPSYISLPVR from the coding sequence ATGCGCCGTTTTGCCGCCTGCCTGCTTGCCACCGCCATTGTTGCCGCCACCGGTAGCGCGCTGGCGCAAACCTCGCCGATGACGCCGGATATCACCGGCAAGCCGTTCCTGGCAGGCGACGCCGCCAACGACTACGTCAAGCGCGAGGTGATGATCCCGATGCGCGACGGGGTCAAGCTGCATACGGTGATCGTGCTGCCCAAGGGCGCGCGCAACGCGCCGATCGTGCTCACGCGCACGCCGTACGACGCCAGCGGCCGCACCGAGCGTCTGGCCTCGCCGCATATGAAGGACCTGTTGTCTGCGGGCGATGACGTGTTCGTGGAAGGCGGCTATATCCGCGTGTTCCAGGATGTGCGCGGCAAGTACGGCTCGGAAGGCGAGTACGTGATGACCCGGCCGTTGCGTGGCGCGCTCAATCCCAGCGAGGTCGACCATGCCACCGATGCCTGGGACACCATCGATTGGCTGGTGAAAAACCTCAAGGAGTCCAACGGCAAGGTCGGCATGATCGGCTCGTCCTACGAAGGTTTCACCGTGGTGATGGCGCTGACCAATCCGCATCCCGCATTGAAGGTGGCCGCGCCGGAGAGCCCGATGATCGATGGCTGGATGGGCGACGACTGGTTCAATTACGGTGCGTTCCGCCAGGTCAATTTCGATTACTTCACCGGCCAGCTCAGCAAGCGCGGCAAGGGCGCCGGCGTCCCGCGTCAGGGGCACGACGATTACAGCAATTTTCTGCAGGCCGGCTCGGCTGGCGACTTCGCCAAGGCCGCCGGCCTGGAGCAGCTGCCGTGGTGGCACAAGCTCACCGAACACGCGGCTTACGACAACTTCTGGCAGGAGCAGGCGCTGGACAAGGTGATGGCACGCACGCCGTTGAAAGTGCCGACCATGTGGTTGCAGGGCCTCTGGGACCAGGAAGACATGTGGGGCGCCATCCACAGTTACGCGGCGATGGAGCCGCGCGACAAGCGCAATACGCTCAACTATCTGGTGATGGGGCCGTGGCGGCACAGCCAGGTCAATAGCGACGCCAGTTCACTGGGTGCACTGAATTTCGACGGCGATACCGCGCGCCAGTTCCGTCGCGATGTGCTGCGCCCGTTCTTCGATCAATACCTGGTCGATGGCGCCCCCAAGGCAAGCACGCCGCCGGTGTTTATCTACAACACCGGCGAAAACCATTGGGACCGTCTGCAGGCCTGGCCGCGCAGTTGCGCCAAGGGTTGTGCCTCGACCAGCAAGCCGCTGTATCTGCAGGCCGGCGGCAAGCTGTCGTTCCAGCAGCCGGCGGCGGGGCAGGTGGGCTTTGAGGAATACGTTTCCGACCCGGCCAAGCCGGTGCCGTTCGTGCCGCGCCCGGTGGATTTTGCCGATCGCAGCATGTGGACTACCTGGCTGGTGCAGGACCAGCGCTTCGTCGATGGCCGCCCGGATGTGCTGACCTTCGTCACCGAACCGCTGACAGAACCCTTGCAGATCGCCGGCGCACCGGAAGTGCATCTGCAGGCCTCCACCAGCGGCAGCGACAGCGATTGGGTGGTGAAGCTGATCGACGTGTATCCGGACGAGATGGCCTCCACTCCCAAGATGGGCGGCTACGAGCTCCCCGTCTCGCTGGCGATCTTCCGCGGCCGCTACCGCGAGAGTTTCAGCGCGCCCAAGCCGCTTGCGTCCAATCAGCCGCTGGCGTTTCAGTTCGGCCTGCCGACGGCCAACCACACCTTCCAGCCCGGGCACCGGGTGATGGTGCAGGTGCAGTCCAGCCTGTTTCCGCTGTACGACCGCAACCCGCAGACCTATGTGCCGAATATCTTCTTCGCCAAGCCGGGCGATTATCAAAAAGCCACGCAGCGGGTGTACGTGAGCCCGGAGCAGCCGAGCTACATCAGTCTGCCGGTACGTTGA
- the cydD gene encoding thiol reductant ABC exporter subunit CydD has translation MRCLLGSDVSQPSVRASETPAQRRQRGQWLDALAAPAARAKRLAGMAVALSGVLLLAQAAAIAWLLQAVLVQHLSLLHLRDVGVGLLAVLLGRALLNAWAQSLTGEVADVAKRELRARIARRLVQHGPVWLRRQRSGELGELSLAHTDALEGYFVGYQLARTEMMLVPPLILIAVFSVDWVVGLVLLLTAPLIPFFMMLVGWGAEAAGREQLGELARMGGHFADRLKGLGLLRVYGRGEAELSGIAAAAEGVRERSLKVLRIAFLSSTVLEFFASVSVAIVALYFGLSYLGMLDLHGLPTLGAGMFCLLLAPEFFAPLRRLAAHYHDRANALAAVAEAERLLEGFEPPASTQAATVPPRALEPAQAHAPLLQARGVALRPPGAPHVVVEDFSLILQPGQRVAVIGASGSGKSTLLEGLAGWLAPEAGSIVLRPGARIGYATQRPYLFHGSIADNLRLADPQASDARLHAVADAAQVMRFAAQLPAGLDTVIGERGFGLSGGEARRVALARLLLREPDLLLLDEPTAFLDPDTEAELLRTLGVFARGRAVILATHSAAVMRWADTVIDLRGVTVAAELP, from the coding sequence GTGCGATGTCTTCTAGGGAGCGATGTGAGCCAGCCCAGCGTGCGAGCCAGCGAAACGCCAGCCCAGCGCCGTCAACGCGGCCAATGGCTGGATGCACTTGCCGCACCGGCCGCGCGTGCCAAGCGGCTGGCGGGTATGGCGGTGGCGTTGTCGGGCGTGCTGCTACTGGCGCAGGCGGCGGCGATCGCCTGGTTGCTGCAGGCGGTGCTGGTGCAGCATCTGTCACTGCTGCACTTACGCGATGTGGGTGTGGGGTTGTTGGCTGTGCTGCTGGGGCGTGCGCTGCTCAATGCCTGGGCGCAGTCGCTGACCGGCGAGGTAGCCGATGTGGCCAAGCGCGAACTGCGGGCACGCATCGCACGCCGGTTGGTGCAGCACGGCCCGGTGTGGTTGCGCCGCCAACGCAGCGGCGAACTGGGCGAATTGAGCCTGGCGCATACCGATGCGCTGGAAGGCTATTTCGTCGGCTACCAGCTCGCACGCACCGAGATGATGCTGGTGCCGCCGCTGATTTTGATCGCGGTGTTTTCGGTCGACTGGGTGGTGGGCCTGGTGTTGCTGCTGACCGCGCCGCTGATTCCGTTCTTCATGATGCTGGTGGGTTGGGGCGCCGAAGCGGCGGGGCGCGAGCAACTTGGCGAGCTGGCGCGGATGGGCGGGCACTTTGCCGATCGCCTCAAGGGCCTGGGCCTGCTGCGTGTGTACGGGCGCGGCGAAGCCGAGTTGAGCGGCATTGCCGCTGCGGCCGAAGGCGTGCGCGAGCGCTCGCTCAAGGTGCTGCGCATCGCGTTCCTGTCGTCCACGGTGCTGGAATTCTTCGCCTCGGTGAGCGTGGCGATCGTGGCGCTGTATTTCGGCCTGAGTTATCTGGGCATGCTCGATCTGCACGGCTTGCCGACGCTGGGCGCGGGCATGTTCTGCCTGCTGCTGGCACCGGAATTCTTTGCGCCGCTGCGGCGGCTGGCCGCGCATTACCACGACCGTGCCAATGCCCTGGCGGCGGTGGCCGAAGCCGAGCGCTTGCTGGAAGGCTTCGAGCCGCCCGCAAGCACGCAAGCAGCCACGGTGCCGCCGCGTGCATTGGAACCGGCGCAGGCACATGCGCCCCTGTTGCAGGCGCGTGGAGTGGCATTGCGTCCACCGGGCGCGCCACACGTGGTGGTGGAGGATTTTTCGCTGATCTTGCAGCCCGGGCAGCGCGTGGCCGTGATCGGTGCAAGCGGCAGCGGCAAGAGCACGTTGCTTGAAGGGCTGGCCGGCTGGCTTGCACCCGAGGCGGGCAGCATTGTGCTGCGTCCGGGTGCACGCATCGGCTATGCCACGCAGCGGCCGTATCTGTTTCACGGCAGCATCGCCGACAACCTGCGCCTGGCCGATCCACAGGCCAGCGATGCGCGGCTGCATGCAGTGGCCGATGCTGCGCAAGTGATGCGCTTTGCCGCGCAGTTGCCGGCCGGCCTGGACACGGTGATCGGCGAGCGCGGCTTCGGGCTCTCCGGTGGCGAGGCGCGTCGTGTGGCGCTGGCGCGGCTGTTGCTGCGCGAGCCGGACCTGTTGCTGCTGGACGAGCCCACCGCGTTTCTCGACCCCGACACCGAAGCGGAATTGCTGCGCACGCTGGGAGTGTTCGCACGCGGCCGCGCGGTGATCCTGGCCACGCACAGCGCTGCGGTGATGCGCTGGGCCGATACGGTGATCGATCTGCGCGGCGTCACCGTCGCAGCGGAGCTGCCATGA
- a CDS encoding cytochrome ubiquinol oxidase subunit I gives MIDSTVVELSRLQFAVTAMYHFIFPPLTMGLSFLLGIMESVYVMTGKQIWRRMTMFWGVLFGINFAMGVGTGIVMEFEFGMNWSYYSHYVGDIFGAPLAIEGLMAFFLEATFLGLFFLGWNRLSKVQHLVTTWLVALGSNFSALWILIANGWMQNPAGAVFNPDTMRMEVVDFMAVLFNPVAQAKFVHTVSAGYVLGAVFVMSISAFYLLRGKHVEMARRSFAVAAAFGLLSSLSVVVLGDESGYAANEHQKMKLAAIEAMWETEAAPADFTAFGIPNQQTHRNDYAIKIPYLMGLIATRSLDEPIPGILELVGRAEHRIRGGQIAYGALERVRANKDDAEARKVFDAHWQDLGHGLLLKRYRDDIGNATPEQIAQAAMDTVPRVLPLFWTFRIMAAIGIYLIVFFAVAFWFACKHNFQDKRWFLTLALWTLPLPWIAIECGWFVAEYGRQPWAVEGLLPTFYAASGLDLYEIVLTLVGFTALYTTLLVIAIKLSLKTIRKGPDALFPPAYQGTSPNTTSPHASSPSAPLSTGALAGGAP, from the coding sequence ATGATCGACTCGACAGTTGTTGAACTGTCGCGGCTGCAGTTCGCAGTCACCGCGATGTACCACTTCATCTTTCCGCCGCTGACCATGGGCCTGTCGTTCCTGCTCGGCATCATGGAGAGCGTCTATGTGATGACCGGCAAGCAGATCTGGCGGCGCATGACCATGTTCTGGGGCGTGCTGTTCGGCATCAACTTCGCCATGGGCGTGGGCACCGGCATCGTGATGGAGTTCGAGTTCGGCATGAACTGGTCGTACTACAGCCATTACGTCGGCGACATCTTCGGCGCGCCGCTGGCGATCGAAGGCCTGATGGCGTTCTTTCTGGAAGCGACCTTCCTGGGCCTGTTCTTCCTCGGCTGGAACCGCCTGAGCAAGGTGCAGCATCTGGTCACCACCTGGCTGGTGGCGCTGGGCAGCAACTTCTCGGCACTGTGGATCCTGATAGCCAACGGCTGGATGCAGAACCCGGCCGGCGCGGTGTTCAACCCGGACACCATGCGCATGGAAGTGGTCGATTTCATGGCGGTGCTGTTCAACCCGGTGGCGCAGGCCAAGTTCGTGCATACCGTCAGCGCGGGCTACGTGCTCGGTGCGGTGTTCGTGATGTCGATCAGCGCGTTCTATCTGCTGCGCGGCAAGCACGTAGAGATGGCGCGACGCTCGTTTGCGGTGGCTGCCGCGTTCGGCCTGTTGTCGTCGCTGTCGGTGGTGGTACTCGGCGATGAGAGCGGCTATGCCGCCAACGAACATCAGAAAATGAAATTGGCAGCGATCGAGGCGATGTGGGAAACCGAAGCCGCGCCGGCCGACTTCACCGCGTTCGGCATTCCCAATCAGCAGACCCATCGCAACGACTACGCGATCAAGATCCCGTATCTGATGGGCTTGATTGCCACCCGTTCGCTGGATGAGCCGATCCCCGGCATTCTGGAGCTGGTCGGACGCGCCGAGCACCGCATCCGTGGCGGCCAGATCGCCTATGGTGCATTGGAGCGCGTGCGCGCCAACAAGGACGATGCCGAAGCGCGCAAGGTGTTCGACGCGCATTGGCAGGATCTGGGCCACGGCCTGCTGCTCAAGCGTTATCGCGACGATATCGGCAATGCCACGCCGGAGCAGATCGCCCAGGCCGCCATGGACACCGTACCGCGCGTGCTGCCGCTGTTCTGGACCTTCCGCATCATGGCCGCCATCGGCATCTACCTGATCGTGTTCTTCGCCGTCGCGTTCTGGTTTGCCTGCAAGCACAACTTCCAGGACAAGCGCTGGTTCCTGACGCTGGCGCTGTGGACCTTGCCGCTGCCGTGGATTGCGATCGAGTGCGGTTGGTTCGTGGCCGAATACGGCCGCCAGCCGTGGGCGGTGGAAGGCCTGCTGCCGACCTTCTACGCCGCCTCTGGCCTGGATCTGTACGAAATCGTGTTGACCCTGGTCGGCTTCACCGCGCTGTACACCACGCTGCTGGTCATCGCGATCAAGCTGTCGCTGAAGACCATCCGCAAGGGCCCGGATGCGCTGTTTCCGCCGGCGTATCAGGGCACCTCGCCGAACACCACATCGCCCCACGCTTCCTCACCCAGCGCCCCATTGAGCACCGGTGCGTTGGCCGGCGGCGCACCGTAA
- the cydX gene encoding cytochrome bd-I oxidase subunit CydX yields MWYFAWILGTGLAALAAVLNGMWFEARESERGQPRQ; encoded by the coding sequence ATGTGGTATTTCGCATGGATCCTCGGCACCGGCCTGGCTGCGTTGGCTGCGGTGCTCAACGGCATGTGGTTCGAAGCACGCGAATCCGAGCGTGGTCAGCCGCGTCAGTAA
- the cydC gene encoding thiol reductant ABC exporter subunit CydC, whose product MCAASPSQRSCHEQHAPDRLRDVFRRHAWRLLLSALLVLVTMLAGVGLLGLSGSFLTAAALAGVAGMGTGFNFFSPSAGIRALTFARIVSRYGEKLIGHDATLRIARDLRVWFFRRALPLAPGRLSATRTGDLLARLMSDIGEVDGLSVRALAPLTALLGIWLAGVMASALIYPPAALLLMVLGVVIGGVVPWQVARGGAQREQLRAQQRTALRTQAFEGLEGAADLTAVDAQGAWLHQVDAAAAAVVDGDRIQRRRLIGGNLLHAVCGGIGLAGMLWLGLSATERGLIAAEMASGLVFLTMALLEVWAGAGLALQALQSARVAVKRLQSIVDQAPSVVDPPHATDAPRSGTLQLHQVSFAWPGSVRPVLQALDLTLAPGERIAISGDSGSGKSTLSALLLRLWDPQAGQVTYADIDLCQFAQTQWHRRIAWLPQNAPVFAGTLRENLLIGDASASDAAMWTVLDQVRLGEWATAQNGLDTWVGENGATLSAGQARRLALARALLRDAPILLLDEPTDGLDVDTAHALLLDLSTALGERSLVMITHDSVPAGVVQRRYRMRAGVLEPLL is encoded by the coding sequence ATCTGCGCGGCGTCACCGTCGCAGCGGAGCTGCCATGAACAGCACGCCCCCGATCGCCTGCGCGATGTATTCCGCCGGCATGCCTGGCGCCTGCTGCTGTCCGCGCTGTTGGTGCTGGTCACCATGCTGGCGGGCGTGGGCTTGCTCGGCCTGTCCGGCAGCTTTCTGACCGCCGCGGCATTGGCGGGTGTTGCAGGCATGGGCACGGGTTTCAATTTCTTCTCGCCCTCGGCCGGCATTCGCGCGCTGACCTTTGCGCGCATCGTTTCGCGTTATGGCGAAAAATTGATCGGCCACGACGCCACGCTGCGCATCGCGCGGGACCTGCGCGTGTGGTTCTTCCGCCGTGCGTTGCCGCTTGCGCCAGGCCGGTTGTCGGCCACGCGCACCGGCGATCTGCTGGCGCGCCTGATGTCCGATATCGGCGAAGTCGATGGCCTGAGCGTGCGTGCACTGGCGCCGTTGACCGCGTTGCTGGGCATCTGGCTTGCCGGTGTGATGGCTTCGGCGCTGATCTATCCACCCGCCGCGCTGTTGCTGATGGTGCTCGGCGTGGTCATCGGTGGCGTGGTGCCGTGGCAGGTGGCACGCGGCGGCGCGCAGCGCGAACAGCTGCGCGCGCAGCAACGCACCGCATTGCGGACGCAGGCCTTCGAAGGGCTGGAAGGTGCAGCCGATCTCACCGCAGTCGATGCGCAAGGTGCCTGGCTGCATCAGGTCGATGCAGCGGCGGCGGCCGTTGTCGATGGCGACCGCATTCAACGCCGGCGCTTGATCGGCGGCAATCTGCTGCACGCCGTCTGTGGCGGCATCGGCTTGGCCGGCATGTTGTGGCTTGGGTTGAGTGCGACTGAGCGCGGATTGATTGCGGCAGAAATGGCGTCCGGCTTGGTATTCCTGACGATGGCGTTGCTGGAAGTGTGGGCCGGCGCCGGCCTCGCCTTGCAGGCACTGCAGAGCGCACGCGTTGCGGTCAAACGCCTGCAGTCCATCGTCGATCAGGCGCCGTCGGTCGTCGATCCGCCGCACGCCACGGATGCGCCACGCAGCGGCACGCTGCAGCTGCATCAGGTCAGCTTTGCGTGGCCGGGCAGCGTGCGTCCGGTGCTGCAGGCGCTCGATCTGACGCTGGCGCCTGGCGAACGCATCGCCATCAGCGGCGACAGCGGTAGCGGCAAGAGCACCTTGTCCGCGTTGCTGCTGCGCTTGTGGGACCCGCAGGCCGGGCAGGTAACGTACGCCGATATCGACCTGTGCCAATTCGCACAGACGCAATGGCATCGACGCATCGCCTGGCTGCCGCAGAACGCCCCGGTTTTTGCCGGCACGCTGCGCGAAAATCTGCTGATTGGCGATGCCAGCGCCAGCGATGCCGCGATGTGGACTGTGCTGGATCAGGTGCGGCTGGGCGAGTGGGCCACTGCACAAAACGGCCTGGACACCTGGGTCGGCGAAAACGGCGCCACGCTTTCTGCCGGACAGGCGCGCCGGCTCGCGCTCGCACGTGCATTGCTGCGCGACGCACCGATCCTGTTGCTGGACGAACCCACCGACGGCCTGGACGTAGACACCGCACACGCGTTGTTGCTGGATCTATCCACCGCACTCGGCGAGCGCAGCCTGGTGATGATCACCCACGACAGCGTGCCGGCCGGCGTGGTGCAGCGGCGGTATCGCATGCGCGCGGGTGTGTTGGAGCCGTTGCTCTGA
- the cydB gene encoding cytochrome d ubiquinol oxidase subunit II: MDFILLDYTTLRVIWWLLLGVLLSGYAVMGGFDLGVSTLLPLVARNDAERRLVINTIGPVWEGNQVWLILGGGAIFAAFPPLYAVSFSGFYLAMFLILFALILRPVGFKFRGKLVDQRWRTTWDWALFIGGCIPALIMGVAVGNVLLGVPFHFDDSMRIFYTGNLFGLLTPFALLAGLLSVAMLMAHGAAMLVLKTDGPVADRAARFGSIAALCAVALFAAGGAWVAFGLPGYAVTSLLATDAPTNPLAKTAALTAAGGWLQNYSSMPATLMAPLVGLVGFAMNALLLRVRRGGLALIASGCAIVGIILTIGFALFPFLLPSSTAPRMSLTLWDASSSRLTLWIMLLATAVFMPIVLAYTSWVYRVLKGKVTADELSANPNAY; the protein is encoded by the coding sequence ATGGATTTCATCTTGCTCGACTACACCACACTGCGCGTGATCTGGTGGCTGCTGCTGGGCGTCTTGCTGTCCGGTTACGCGGTGATGGGCGGCTTCGATCTGGGGGTCAGCACGTTGCTGCCGCTGGTTGCCCGTAACGATGCCGAACGCCGCCTGGTGATCAACACCATCGGCCCGGTCTGGGAAGGCAACCAGGTGTGGCTGATCCTGGGCGGTGGCGCGATCTTTGCCGCATTCCCGCCGCTGTATGCGGTGAGTTTTTCCGGATTCTATCTGGCGATGTTCCTGATCCTGTTCGCGCTGATCCTGCGTCCGGTCGGTTTCAAGTTCCGCGGCAAGCTGGTGGATCAGCGTTGGCGCACCACCTGGGACTGGGCGTTGTTTATCGGCGGCTGCATTCCGGCGCTGATCATGGGCGTGGCGGTCGGCAACGTGCTGCTCGGGGTGCCGTTCCATTTCGACGACAGCATGCGCATCTTCTACACCGGCAATCTGTTCGGCTTGCTGACGCCATTCGCACTGCTCGCCGGTTTGCTCAGCGTGGCGATGCTGATGGCGCACGGGGCGGCGATGCTGGTGCTCAAGACCGATGGGCCAGTGGCCGATCGCGCGGCGCGCTTCGGCAGCATCGCCGCGTTGTGTGCGGTGGCGCTGTTTGCTGCAGGCGGCGCATGGGTGGCATTCGGTCTACCGGGCTATGCGGTGACCTCGTTGCTGGCCACCGATGCGCCGACCAACCCGCTGGCAAAGACCGCCGCGCTCACCGCTGCCGGTGGCTGGCTGCAGAACTACAGCAGCATGCCGGCCACCTTGATGGCACCGCTGGTCGGCCTGGTCGGGTTTGCGATGAATGCGCTGCTGTTGCGTGTGCGGCGTGGCGGCCTGGCGCTCATCGCTTCGGGTTGCGCCATCGTCGGCATCATTCTCACTATCGGCTTTGCGCTGTTTCCGTTCCTGCTGCCCTCCTCCACTGCACCGCGCATGAGCTTGACGCTGTGGGATGCGTCCAGCAGCCGTCTGACGCTGTGGATCATGTTGCTGGCGACGGCGGTGTTCATGCCGATCGTGCTGGCCTACACAAGCTGGGTCTACCGCGTGCTCAAGGGCAAGGTCACCGCCGATGAACTGTCGGCCAATCCCAACGCGTATTGA
- a CDS encoding CynX/NimT family MFS transporter, with protein MRGRGLVLAAILLSAFNLRTAVTSLTPLLERIADEYAFGAPTMGAIGMLPTAAFALTGVATPALLRRFGLLRIALLSMALATLGLVLRPLLPDTAGLLVGSLVALAGMGMGNVVLPPLVKRYFGDRVGGVSTLYITVLQVGTLLPALLAVPVADALGWRSSMVVWVLPALLAFAAWALVYANHRRLRATGPAPITPTPEAEGRVARTALGWSMALTFGMTSLITYSMFTWLPTLLREAGASPAFGGTMVALFAALGMVGALTMPALAVRMRNPFPIVLLCAACHLVAFAGLWWAPLAAPILWVTLLGLGPSTFPLALVLVNQRCRTAAGSAALSGFSQGMGYAVSCLGPFLFGWLHAHHGGWTSPFVFLVICLLVQLAAAWVACRPQLLEDVWAPPARGARVLNVPAD; from the coding sequence CTGCGTGGCCGCGGGTTGGTGCTGGCCGCCATTTTGTTGTCCGCATTCAACTTGCGTACGGCGGTCACCTCATTGACCCCGTTGCTGGAACGCATCGCAGATGAGTACGCATTCGGCGCGCCCACCATGGGTGCGATCGGCATGTTGCCGACCGCTGCGTTCGCACTCACCGGGGTCGCCACGCCTGCGTTGCTGCGCCGCTTCGGCCTGCTGCGCATTGCGCTGTTGTCGATGGCATTGGCGACACTCGGATTGGTGTTGCGTCCGCTGCTGCCGGACACCGCCGGGCTGCTGGTCGGATCGCTGGTGGCGCTCGCCGGCATGGGCATGGGCAATGTGGTGTTGCCGCCGCTGGTCAAGCGCTATTTCGGCGATCGCGTGGGCGGTGTCAGCACGCTGTACATCACCGTGTTGCAGGTCGGCACGTTGCTCCCCGCGCTGCTGGCGGTACCGGTCGCCGATGCGCTGGGCTGGCGCAGCTCGATGGTGGTGTGGGTATTGCCGGCATTGCTGGCGTTTGCGGCCTGGGCGTTGGTGTACGCCAACCATCGCCGCCTGCGCGCCACCGGGCCTGCACCGATCACGCCGACACCCGAGGCAGAAGGCCGCGTCGCACGCACAGCCTTGGGCTGGAGTATGGCGCTGACCTTCGGCATGACCTCGCTGATCACCTATTCGATGTTCACCTGGTTGCCGACACTGCTGCGCGAAGCCGGCGCCTCGCCCGCGTTCGGCGGCACCATGGTCGCGTTGTTCGCGGCACTGGGCATGGTCGGTGCGTTGACCATGCCGGCGCTGGCGGTGCGCATGCGTAATCCCTTCCCGATCGTGCTGCTGTGCGCGGCCTGCCATCTGGTCGCGTTCGCCGGGCTGTGGTGGGCACCGCTGGCCGCGCCGATTCTCTGGGTGACCTTGCTGGGTTTGGGCCCGAGCACGTTTCCGCTGGCGCTGGTGCTGGTCAATCAGCGCTGCCGCACCGCTGCCGGGTCGGCAGCGTTGTCCGGATTCTCGCAAGGCATGGGCTATGCGGTGAGCTGCCTGGGGCCGTTCCTGTTCGGCTGGTTGCACGCGCACCACGGCGGCTGGACGTCGCCGTTCGTGTTCCTGGTCATCTGCCTGCTGGTGCAGCTGGCCGCCGCCTGGGTGGCCTGCCGCCCGCAGCTGCTGGAAGACGTGTGGGCGCCGCCTGCGCGCGGCGCCCGTGTGCTCAACGTACCGGCAGACTGA